In Sulfuritortus calidifontis, the sequence CGGCCCTCGGCATTTTTGTCATTCAATCCCAATCGGTCGCGGGCAAAGCCGTGCCAGAGTGGCCAATTCCGGTTATATTTGCGTAAGATAATTCGGGAGAGTTCTTAGGATTCAGTGTTGAACTGACTCGAGAGCGAGAAACGACAAATATGCAGAACATGACCGAGAGCATCGTCTACATCCTGGAAGACGACCCGACCATGGGCAAGTGGTACATCGGCCTGCTGCAATCGATCGGCGTCAATGTCGCGGTCTACCCCAGCGGCCAGGAATTCCTCAGCATGGTCCACCCCTCCGATACCGCCTGCGCCGTCATGGACATGATCCTGCCCGACATGACCGGCCTGGCCGTGCTGGAAAAGATGCATGAGCGCGGTATCTGGATGCCGGTGATCTTCGCCTCCGGTTACGGCGATGTCGGTACCGCCGTGCAGGCGATGAAGGCCGGCGCCGAAGATTTCCTGGAAAAGCCGCTCAAGGCTCAGGTCTTCCTCGATGCCGTACAGAAGGCCCTGGCCAAGAGCCACCAAAGCCACCAGCTCAAGCCGGCCACCCAGGACGTCCAGGGCCTGATGGCCCGGCTGACCCCGCGCGAGCGGGAAGTGCTGGAATTGATCATGGCCGGTCTGTCGAACAAGGAAATGGCCAAGAAGATCGGCGTCAGCCCCCGGACCATCGAGGTCCACCGGGCCAACCTCTATTCCAAGATGCGGGCCGATTCCCTGGCCGATCTGGTCCGCAAGGGGCTCGCCCTCTCGCAGTAGCTTCCGGGCCTCATCCAGCGCC encodes:
- a CDS encoding response regulator transcription factor; protein product: MQNMTESIVYILEDDPTMGKWYIGLLQSIGVNVAVYPSGQEFLSMVHPSDTACAVMDMILPDMTGLAVLEKMHERGIWMPVIFASGYGDVGTAVQAMKAGAEDFLEKPLKAQVFLDAVQKALAKSHQSHQLKPATQDVQGLMARLTPREREVLELIMAGLSNKEMAKKIGVSPRTIEVHRANLYSKMRADSLADLVRKGLALSQ